The following are from one region of the Kamptonema formosum PCC 6407 genome:
- a CDS encoding mechanosensitive ion channel domain-containing protein produces QQLGFDLSGLLVTIGGAAFVLGFALKDILANFFSGLVLLIDTPFSFGDVVALSDGSRAVIKKNWSAGNNIELMNSPSKI; encoded by the coding sequence CAGCAATTGGGTTTCGATCTATCCGGTTTGCTAGTAACAATTGGGGGAGCGGCATTTGTCCTCGGTTTTGCCTTAAAGGACATTCTGGCGAACTTTTTCAGTGGCTTAGTGTTATTGATTGATACGCCTTTCAGTTTCGGCGATGTTGTTGCTCTGTCAGATGGTTCGCGGGCAGTGATCAAAAAAAATTGGTCTGCGGGTAACAATATTGAATTAATGAATAGTCCTTCGAAAATTTAA